A single genomic interval of Helianthus annuus cultivar XRQ/B chromosome 13, HanXRQr2.0-SUNRISE, whole genome shotgun sequence harbors:
- the LOC110897862 gene encoding uncharacterized protein LOC110897862 isoform X1, whose translation MPKDPSTKGHHGIGFITFSNADSVDDLMSKTHELGGSDVVVDRATLRKTISDQLAACRLRVTDMVPIMLMLQLDMLHWELLQHMIIQALSMEEENPLGALRLAPFKTKQHATFAYAALCLPCLRLMRRRENASRRVSVLLNLDHEILFVDTLS comes from the exons ATGCCAAAG GATCCAAGTACCAAGGGCCATCATGGAATTGGTTTTATAACTTTTTCAAATGCTG ATTCTGTGGATGATCTCATGTCTAAAACCCATGAACTTGGGGGTTCAGATGTGGTGGTTGACAGAGCAACCCTAAG GAAGACAATTTCCGACCAGTTAGCCGCATGCCGCCTCCGAGTGACGGATATGGTGCCTATAATGCTTATGTTACAACTAGATATGCTGCACTGGGAGCTCCTACAGCATATGATTATCCAAGCTCTGTCTATGGAA GAGGAGAATCCGCTAGGGGCCTTGCGGCTTGCGCCCTTTAAAACCAAGCAACATGCCACCT TTGCTTACGCCGCATTGTGTCTCCCTTGCTTACGCCTcatgaggcgaagggaaaacgcctcaaGGCGcgtttccgttcttttaaaccttgaCCATGAGATACTCTTTGTTGACACTCTCAGCTAA
- the LOC110897862 gene encoding uncharacterized protein LOC110897862 isoform X2 — MPKDPSTKGHHGIGFITFSNADSVDDLMSKTHELGGSDVVVDRATLRKTISDQLAACRLRVTDMVPIMLMLQLDMLHWELLQHMIIQALSMEEENPLGALRLAPFKTKQHATCMDYCCLRRIVSPLLTPHEAKGKRLKARFRSFKP; from the exons ATGCCAAAG GATCCAAGTACCAAGGGCCATCATGGAATTGGTTTTATAACTTTTTCAAATGCTG ATTCTGTGGATGATCTCATGTCTAAAACCCATGAACTTGGGGGTTCAGATGTGGTGGTTGACAGAGCAACCCTAAG GAAGACAATTTCCGACCAGTTAGCCGCATGCCGCCTCCGAGTGACGGATATGGTGCCTATAATGCTTATGTTACAACTAGATATGCTGCACTGGGAGCTCCTACAGCATATGATTATCCAAGCTCTGTCTATGGAA GAGGAGAATCCGCTAGGGGCCTTGCGGCTTGCGCCCTTTAAAACCAAGCAACATGCCACCTGTATGGACTACTG TTGCTTACGCCGCATTGTGTCTCCCTTGCTTACGCCTcatgaggcgaagggaaaacgcctcaaGGCGcgtttccgttcttttaaaccttga